Sequence from the Kineosporia succinea genome:
CCTCCACCGCACCCAGGAAGCCGTATCCGGCGTTGTTGACCACCACGTCCACCGTTCCGAAACGCTCGTGGGTGGCCTTCACCGCCGCGGCGACCGCGGCCTCGTCGGCGAGATCGAGGGGCAGGGCCAGCAGCCGGGTGGTGTCGGTGCCGATGAGGGACGCGTGGAGGCGCTCGGTGGAACGGGTGGTCGCGGCGACGTGGTCGCCGCGGTCGAGGAGCTGACGGACGAGCTCGAGGCCGAGACCGCGGGATGCGCCGGTGACGAACCAGGTGGACACGATGGATCTCCTTGCTGCTGAGCCTTTTCCGGACGTGGTTCATCCTGCGCCGGGCCCGGCCCGGCCGACAGGACGAACCCGGCCCAGCGCTGCCGGGGAACGCCGTACCCACCCAGGGCCTACGCCCCGCGTCCGGCCCGGGGCACCATGGGGGCATGGCTTCAGAGCTGGGTGAGTTCCTGCGCACGAGCCGGGCCGCGCTGTCGCCCGAGGACGCGGGCGTGGAACCGGGCCGGGGCCCGGGCGAGGCACCCCGGCGGGTCCGTGGACTCCGGCGGGAGGAGGTCGCGCGGCTGGCCGGGGTCAGCGTCGACTACTACACGCGGCTGGAGCAGGGCCGGCACAGCACGCCGTCGGAGACGGTGGTGAACGCGCTCGCCCGGGCCCTGCGGCTCGACGACGTGACCCGCGCCCACCTGCTGGACCTGGCCCACCCGGCCCGCCGCGAGCGCGGTCGTGAGGCCCCGCCGGCGCAGCGCGTGCGCCCGGCGCTGCGGCAGATGATGGCCTCGTTCACCGACCACCCGGCCCTGGTCCTCGGCCGCCGCACCGACGTCCTGGCCTCGAACACGCTGGCCACAAGGCTTTTCACGGACTGGAAGGCCCTGCCGCCAGGCACCCGCAACTACACGCGCTGGGTGCTGCTCGATCCGGCGGCCCGGGAACGGTTCGTCGACTGGGAGAGCGTGGCGGCGGACGCGGTGGGCACGTTGCGTCGCGAGGCGGGCCGGCGTCCCGGTGACCCGTCGCTGAACGAGCTGGTCGGGGAGCTCACCATCGCCAGCCCGCAGTTCCGCGCGGCCTGGGACGGCCACCGGGTGCACGAGCGCACCCACGGCACCAAGCGGATGCGGCACCCCGAGGTCGGGGCCATCACGCTGCGGTTCGAGACGCTCGTGCTGCCGGGCGACGACGACCAGACGCTGTTCGTCTACAGCACCGATCCGGGCAGCCCGTCGAGCGACAACCTGCGCCTGCTGGGGATGCTCGGCACCCCGGCGACGACAACGACCCCGGCGGCTTCCGGGCCGCCCACACACCCGGCCGCCCCCGCGTCCTCCGCGTCCACCACCGCACCGGTGACCGCCGCGCCATCGGCGACCACCACGTCCTCAAACTCGTCGGCCCGGCGCGAGAACACCGCGCCGGACCGGTAGATCAGGCACCCCCGAACCGCACCGGGGGTGCCGGGACCGGATCAGTCGCCCGGCACGCCCTCGATGTCACGCACGCTCGCCACCACGGCCATCGCGGCCGGGTCGAGGTCGAGCTGCCCCTTGCCGATGCGACGCGTCCACACCACGTTCTGACGCACGATGCGGGCCGGGATACCGGCGGCCACCGACAGCGGCGGCACCTTGCCCGACACCACGGCGCGGGCACCGACGATGACCCCGGCGCCGACGTTCGCACCCTTGAGGATCATCACCTGCTTGCCCAGCCACACGTGGTCACCCAGCACGATCGGCTTGTCCGGGTTGATGCGCTCACCCGAGTCGATGTCGTAGATGGCGTGGGTGTCGGTGTCGCGGATCTCGACCGAGAACGAGAACATGCAGTCCTCGCCGATGGTGATGCCGGCGCTGTGGGCGACCAGCATCGCGCTCTCACAGGTCGAGTTCTCACCGATGACGACCTTGGCGCCGCCGGCCACCGAGATGCTCCACTTGCCGGACACGCCCGCACCGATGTGCACGGAACAAGGGCCGCCGTTGTTCCGGATCTTGATCTTCGAACCGGCCAGGCGGGCCTCGGGCGAGATCTGGATGTCGTGATCTTCGCCCTGGACCTCGAGTTGAAGCTCTGCCACGTGTGTCGGTGTCCTTGTCCTGCTACAGCACGAAACGGATTTTTCTTTGACCTGAGTCACGGAGTCTTGCACACGTGACCCACAGGAGCCCGAAACCACTGACACGTGCCGGTGTGATGCAGGCGATTCGCCGGTCCGCAGAAGACCTTTGACACCTGACGGACGGTTGTCGAATATCCACGTTAGGTCACTGGAATCCGGTTTCGGTCATCTTCTCGAGACCCTCCGTCCAGAACCGGGCCCGGCACTGTTCACCTGCGGTCAATCTCTCGGCCGCAGCCGCAGCGGAGGCATCACCGGGGCCGGCAACGGGTCGGGCCGGCCGGCGGGGAACGGCCCGAACCGCTCGTCGGAAAGCCCCGGCCCGGCACTGATCTCGGCCTGCCAGGCGGCCCGGAAGGCCGCCACCTCGTCGTGGTCGCGGCCGACGAAGTTCCACCACATCACGATCCGCTCCCCCAGCGGCACCCCGCCGATCAGCACCAGCCGCACCGGTTCCTCACCCGCGGCCAGCGTGACCCGCCGTCTTCCGAGCGGCACGTAGGCCAGGTGGTCGGATGCGACGCGGGTGCCGTCGAGGTGAACCGCACCCCCGTCGGGAAGCACGCCGTACTCGAAGTCGGCCCGCAGCTCCAGGTCGGCGCGGCCCCCGGCCGGCAGCCGGATCTCGGCGCCGAGCAGGGGCGGCGTGTAGGTCGGCACCGGCGAGGTACTGCCCGCGAGCGAGCCCAGGAACACCCGGATCTCAGCCTCCCCCACCGACACCGGGGCGGGCGCGTAGTGGTGGAACGTGGGCGGCATGTGGCGGGTGCCGTCGGGCAGCGCGTACCAGAGCTGGGCCCCGTGCAGGGTGCGCGTGTGCGGGGTGCTGATCTCCTCGTGCGAGATGCCGCGCCCGGCGACCATCAGGTTCACCTCACCGGGCCGCACCCGGGCCTCGAACCCGGCCGAGTCGAGGTGGTCGATCTCGCCGGTGAACAGCCAGCTGACAGTGGCCAGCCCGGTGTGCGGGTGCCGGGGGACGCGCATCCCGCCGGTGGTCTCGACGGCGTCCGGCCCGTAGTGGTCGAGGAAGCACCACGACCCGATCAGCGTGCGCCCGCGCTGCGGCAGGGTGCGCCGCACCGACATCGCCCGGGGACCGCCCAGCGGCACGTCCCGCGGATCCAGGACCTCGAGATCCCGGGCGTCGCCGTTCTCACAGATCACCGCATCCGGCCGGGGCTCCACATCGCTCACACCGAGAAGGAGAACACGCCCTCTTCGTGATCATGAAAAATACTTCCGGCGCGCGGGTCCGGGATCCGGCCCCGACACGCGGTTCACGGGCGCCGAGGACCCACTTGCCCAACATTTGTGTCACGTTTTAGGACTTTCGTGACTTTCCGTTGAGTCGTGCCGTATCTTCCGTGATGCCCGGCCGTTTCACTCTGGTTGATCTCTCCGAGATCGAACGGGCGGCCGTCCGGCTTCCCCTGAACGCGTCTTCACCCCCGCACCTAGAAAGGCAGCCGCGTGAGCAACACCGATCCGTACGGCGCCGTGCCCGACTGGCCGAAGGTCAGTGCGAACATCACTGAGGACGGCACCGCCGAAGTCACGATCAACGGTTCCCCGCGAACGGTGCTCAGCGGTGGCGGCGACGTCGCCCGGGCCCGGGCCGCGGTGCTCGAGCACCTGAGTGTGCAGACGGCCGGTCTCGGCCGTCCGCTGCGGGTCGAGACGATCGACCCCGAGGGCCGCTCGCAGCTGGTCGTGCACCCCGACGGCCGTGTGCTGCCGCTCGACGAGCAGCCGCCGGACTCGACGGCCCGCGCCTGGGAGCAGGTCGCGCCCGGCCCGCTGCCCGGTTCGGCCCGGCGCCCGAAGATCGGCCGCTCCAAGCACGGCCCGCTGCGCGACGCCCTGGGCGCGCGCACCGCCGGCAGCGAGGCCACCCTCCCGGCGGACGCCTACGAGGCTCCCGCCGAGACCGCGCCGGTCACCCCGATCACCGCTGTCCCGCAGGCGGTTCCGGCCGCCGAGACCGTCACGGCCCGCCCGGCCACCCCTCAGCCCGCTCCCCAGCCGACCCCCGAGCCGTCAGGCCGGCCGACCCCGGAGGCCGTCACGCCGCCCCTCACCCCGGTCACCCCGAACACCCCGCCGACCGGCGCCGTGCCGATCCCGTCGTCCACCAACCAGACGGCCAAGGAACTCGGTGTGCCGCAGCCGAAACCGACGCTCCCCGACCTGCTCGCCACGCGTCCCCCGGCCCCCAACGGCCCTGCCGTCAACGGCTGGCAGGCGCTCGTGCGCCGGGTCTCCGGCGGCCTCCTGTCCCCCACGCCGAGCAGCCGTGAACTGGAGTACCGCGAGGCCGTCGGCTCGGTGCAGCGCAGCCTGCGCGGCCCGAAGACCGTCGTGGTGGTGAACCCCAAGGGCGGCGCCCACAAGACCACCGCCACGCTGCTGATCGCCTCGACGTTCGGCATGCACCGCGGCGGCTACACCCTGGCCTGGGACAACAACGAGACCCGGGGCACCCTGGGCTGGCGCGCCAACCCGGCCCGGCACACCAACACCGCGGTCGACCTGCTGCGCGATCTCGACCGGTTCACCGACGTGAGGTCCTCCCGCGTGGGCGATCTCGACAACTATGTGCGATCGCAGGGCAGCGCCCAGTTCGACGTGCTGGCCAGCGACGAAGACGCCGCCTCGGCCGCCAGCATCGACGACGGCGCGTTCGACCAGCTGCACAAGGCCCTCGCCCGCTTCTACCGGGTCCTGGTCGTCGACACCGGCAACAACATGCGGGCCTCGAACTGGCAGGCCGCGGTCAACGCCGCCGACCAGCTCGTGATCGTGTCCACCATCCGCGAGGACACGGCCGCCTCCGCCGCCTGGCTCGCCGACGGCCTGCGCGCCGCCGGCCAGGAAGAGCTCGTGCACAAGGCGGTCACCGTGCTCAGCGCTCCGGCCAAGAAGCCGGAACCGGCTCTGCACGACCGGCTTCACGACCACTTCGGCAACCTCACCCGCGTCGTGCTCGACGTTCCCCACGACCCGGCGCTGGTCTCCGGCGGGCCGATCACCTACGACGCGCTCTCGCCCACCAGCCGCACGGCCTGGCTGCGGGTCACCGCCGCGATCGCCGACGGCCTGTAACAGCGAACCGGCATGATCACGGCCTTCTCCCACGAGGCCGTGATCATGCCCGGGCCGACCTGACGTGGGCCCGCTCCAGGGTGCGCGCCACCACGAGGTCCCCCAGCACCGTGAGCTGAGCGACGTCTTCGTCGAGAGTTTCGCTCCGGAGCACCGTTCCGTCGGCCTGGTCCCGGATCTCGAGCCGCCCCCGCAAGGCCGTCACCAGGTGCGATCCGGCGAACTCGACCCGCTGCGAGGAATCGGCATCGTCGGTCTGCCAGAGCTTCTCACCGGTGCGCGGTGAGATCCCGAGCATTCCGACGGCTTCGCCCTGCACCACGAGCAGCGACTCGTCACCGCACATCTTCACCCCGACGGCCTTGCGCCCGAACGGATACGTCCAGACCCGGCGCCCGGGAGCGGGATCCAGCACCACCAGCTCCTCGGCGAGTGCGAGCACCAGCCGGTCCGGCCCGTACAGCCCGGAATCCTCCGAGATCAGCGGGAACTGCCCCGACCAGAGAATCTCCCCGTCCCTCCGGCGGAGCAGATCGATCGTCGACGGAGCCCCGGACCGCCCCTCCACCCGGACCAGGATCCCCGCGTCGATCTCGTCGACCGACCGAATGTCCGCGAAGTAACCGGAATTCCAGATGGCCCGGCCGGTGCGGCGATCCAGAGCGGTGACGGAGGCCGGGATCTCCTCCCCGTCCCGCCGGCCCCCGTTGGCGGCGACCAGCAGCCGGTTCCCGGCCGGCACCACCGCGGTGACCTGCCCCTGGACCGTCGCCTGCCAGACCTGCCGGCCGTCGCGGATCGCGTAGACGCGCCCGTTCGAGGCGAATTGGCCGTCCGAGTCGCCGAACGTGCCGACGTAGGCCACGCCTTCCTGCACCACGGCCGGCACCGACACCCAGCCGACGGTGCGAAAGAGCCACTTCTGACGCCCGTCTCGGTCCAGGGCCACGAGA
This genomic interval carries:
- a CDS encoding helix-turn-helix transcriptional regulator — protein: MASELGEFLRTSRAALSPEDAGVEPGRGPGEAPRRVRGLRREEVARLAGVSVDYYTRLEQGRHSTPSETVVNALARALRLDDVTRAHLLDLAHPARRERGREAPPAQRVRPALRQMMASFTDHPALVLGRRTDVLASNTLATRLFTDWKALPPGTRNYTRWVLLDPAARERFVDWESVAADAVGTLRREAGRRPGDPSLNELVGELTIASPQFRAAWDGHRVHERTHGTKRMRHPEVGAITLRFETLVLPGDDDQTLFVYSTDPGSPSSDNLRLLGMLGTPATTTTPAASGPPTHPAAPASSASTTAPVTAAPSATTTSSNSSARRENTAPDR
- a CDS encoding acyltransferase, with protein sequence MAELQLEVQGEDHDIQISPEARLAGSKIKIRNNGGPCSVHIGAGVSGKWSISVAGGAKVVIGENSTCESAMLVAHSAGITIGEDCMFSFSVEIRDTDTHAIYDIDSGERINPDKPIVLGDHVWLGKQVMILKGANVGAGVIVGARAVVSGKVPPLSVAAGIPARIVRQNVVWTRRIGKGQLDLDPAAMAVVASVRDIEGVPGD
- a CDS encoding pirin family protein; the protein is MSDVEPRPDAVICENGDARDLEVLDPRDVPLGGPRAMSVRRTLPQRGRTLIGSWCFLDHYGPDAVETTGGMRVPRHPHTGLATVSWLFTGEIDHLDSAGFEARVRPGEVNLMVAGRGISHEEISTPHTRTLHGAQLWYALPDGTRHMPPTFHHYAPAPVSVGEAEIRVFLGSLAGSTSPVPTYTPPLLGAEIRLPAGGRADLELRADFEYGVLPDGGAVHLDGTRVASDHLAYVPLGRRRVTLAAGEEPVRLVLIGGVPLGERIVMWWNFVGRDHDEVAAFRAAWQAEISAGPGLSDERFGPFPAGRPDPLPAPVMPPLRLRPRD
- a CDS encoding MinD/ParA family ATP-binding protein is translated as MSNTDPYGAVPDWPKVSANITEDGTAEVTINGSPRTVLSGGGDVARARAAVLEHLSVQTAGLGRPLRVETIDPEGRSQLVVHPDGRVLPLDEQPPDSTARAWEQVAPGPLPGSARRPKIGRSKHGPLRDALGARTAGSEATLPADAYEAPAETAPVTPITAVPQAVPAAETVTARPATPQPAPQPTPEPSGRPTPEAVTPPLTPVTPNTPPTGAVPIPSSTNQTAKELGVPQPKPTLPDLLATRPPAPNGPAVNGWQALVRRVSGGLLSPTPSSRELEYREAVGSVQRSLRGPKTVVVVNPKGGAHKTTATLLIASTFGMHRGGYTLAWDNNETRGTLGWRANPARHTNTAVDLLRDLDRFTDVRSSRVGDLDNYVRSQGSAQFDVLASDEDAASAASIDDGAFDQLHKALARFYRVLVVDTGNNMRASNWQAAVNAADQLVIVSTIREDTAASAAWLADGLRAAGQEELVHKAVTVLSAPAKKPEPALHDRLHDHFGNLTRVVLDVPHDPALVSGGPITYDALSPTSRTAWLRVTAAIADGL
- a CDS encoding outer membrane protein assembly factor BamB family protein, which gives rise to MSDAPEHEQEGDSPAVRRRAVLFVGSGLAVGALGAWVVRRSVAGGEAPEPAGSGPVRIPEATRTVTGTAEATGTSTVTIDLAKPSGGTMPLPAMSGDLLLLVAGDGTVKAVSPGNGGLRWTFESHKVITDAPVTHGDTVYVSLAARDFDDETGALVALDRDGRQKWLFRTVGWVSVPAVVQEGVAYVGTFGDSDGQFASNGRVYAIRDGRQVWQATVQGQVTAVVPAGNRLLVAANGGRRDGEEIPASVTALDRRTGRAIWNSGYFADIRSVDEIDAGILVRVEGRSGAPSTIDLLRRRDGEILWSGQFPLISEDSGLYGPDRLVLALAEELVVLDPAPGRRVWTYPFGRKAVGVKMCGDESLLVVQGEAVGMLGISPRTGEKLWQTDDADSSQRVEFAGSHLVTALRGRLEIRDQADGTVLRSETLDEDVAQLTVLGDLVVARTLERAHVRSARA